In one window of Nitrospinaceae bacterium DNA:
- a CDS encoding NADPH:quinone reductase produces MRAARYEKHGPAREVFIVGEIDTPEAGEGEVRVRLSASGVNPSDSKARLGSRPVKWPFIVPHSDGAGVIDQVGPGVNPARVGERVWVYNGQWERQLGTAAEYIALPAETAVRLPDSVSFAEGACLGIPAMTAHRCLLADGPVDGFWVLVTGGAGAVGNYGIQLAKWAGANVISTVSSEAKAEAAKRAGADHVLNYKSEDIAERVLEITDGKGVDRIVEVDLGENFPVSAQVIKGNGSIGTYASSRVPEPVFPHYKLMPRNVNVRLVFVYEMPDEAKRSACADITRAIEEGGLGHPVGPSFSLDDVAAAHEVIEGGDFIGNVVLEID; encoded by the coding sequence ATGCGCGCAGCAAGGTATGAAAAACACGGCCCAGCCCGTGAGGTGTTCATTGTAGGTGAAATTGACACCCCAGAGGCGGGCGAGGGCGAGGTCCGCGTTCGGCTTTCGGCCTCGGGGGTGAACCCCTCGGACTCAAAAGCGCGCCTGGGCTCGCGCCCGGTGAAATGGCCCTTCATCGTTCCGCACAGCGACGGCGCCGGGGTGATCGATCAGGTGGGGCCGGGTGTAAACCCGGCCCGCGTGGGCGAGCGTGTCTGGGTTTATAACGGACAGTGGGAGCGACAACTGGGCACGGCAGCAGAATATATAGCGCTGCCAGCTGAGACGGCGGTGCGGCTTCCCGATTCTGTGAGTTTCGCCGAGGGTGCCTGTTTGGGGATTCCGGCGATGACGGCGCATCGGTGCCTGTTGGCGGATGGTCCCGTCGATGGTTTCTGGGTGCTCGTAACGGGCGGGGCCGGCGCGGTTGGCAACTATGGGATACAGCTTGCCAAATGGGCGGGTGCAAACGTCATCTCGACGGTGAGCTCCGAGGCGAAGGCAGAGGCCGCGAAGCGGGCCGGGGCCGACCATGTTCTGAACTACAAGAGCGAGGATATTGCCGAGCGGGTCCTTGAGATCACCGACGGCAAAGGGGTGGATCGCATCGTCGAAGTAGATCTCGGTGAAAACTTTCCCGTGTCTGCACAGGTCATTAAGGGGAACGGATCTATTGGCACCTATGCGTCCTCGCGCGTGCCGGAGCCCGTGTTTCCTCACTACAAGCTGATGCCTCGGAACGTGAATGTCCGGTTGGTGTTCGTTTACGAGATGCCCGATGAGGCAAAACGAAGTGCCTGCGCGGATATCACCCGAGCCATTGAAGAGGGCGGACTAGGGCATCCGGTCGGGCCGAGTTTTTCTCTAGATGATGTGGCGGCGGCACATGAAGTGATAGAGGGTGGGGATTTCATTGGGAATGTAGTGCTTGAAATCGATTAA